The Spinacia oleracea cultivar Varoflay chromosome 2, BTI_SOV_V1, whole genome shotgun sequence DNA segment GATTTGTGGTAGGCATGATGCTGTGAACGATGATGAGAACCATATACGGTTCGTCATTCCTGATGGGCAATTGTCAAATTCAGcaattcaatcaatttcaatTGATGTAAGTTTCTTCTCAACATTTTTATAGTTATTTctcttttattaaaatttttattctagtTTTGAGATTTGATTCTAAAATTAAAGGTAaagattctaaagttaaagttatggattatgtatttaaagttaaggactttgatgttaaagttgaggattttgaagttaaagttagggattctaaagttaaagttaaggattatgtatttaaagttaaggactttaatgttaaagttgaggattttgaagttaatgttaaggatcctaaagttaaagtttagaattctaaaattatttcaaggattctgaacttaaagtttaggatattaaagttaaagttaaggattctgaacttgaaagtttaggattttaaagttaaagttaaggattcgaaatttaaagttatggtttctgaagttaaagtttaggtttCAGTAGTCTAACTTTTAAGTTCAAAAgtctaacttttaattcaaaaagtctAACTTTTCCCGAATCTTGAAGGAAATGCATGCGGAGTTTTTGAGAATGAAGAGGAACTTGGAAATTGTTTCAAATTTTCATTTGAAACAACTTGAAGCTGTAGCAGCACTGAGGCGACGTTCATCTCCATCGCTGCCggatgatgatttggatccaAGGTATTATGCCATGATGCAAGAATTGGCTGAGATGGTAGTTTCAGTTCAGTCTATGCCAGGAGGTTTGGAGAACATATATTGTGATGGAAAACCTAATGCTATACCTCAAGATGATAGTCCAAATAAAAAGATCCAAGGAGTTCTTGATGAAATTAATGTCAATGAAACTGCTAACAAGACTGCTGTACAGTGTGAAGAACCTCGTATTGTTGATGCTACCACTGATCCAGCTCAGCAGACCAATCAAGGTGCAACTTTACTCTATTTCAGTTTACTATATGTTCAAACTTAGAAATATCTAAAAAAACTTTAACCTTTTCACATTAAATGATAAGGAATCATTTATTCTACTACAGGCGCAACTTTGGAGGTTGATGTACAGCCAAGCTTATCTGAGCAGCTGGTTGTACCTCTTCCAATTGTTGAACCTCTTCCAAGTGTTGAACCTCTTGCAAGTGCTGAAACTGCTCCAAAAGAATTAAAAGTTTACGAGCCTACTGTCGGTTATCATTCCATTATACACTCTTCTTTAGCTGATGGCAAGGCTAAAATTGGAATTCCATGTGGAAAGGTTAACACTGAACCATTCCTTGTCGGACATTTCATGCGTTTCTACAAGAGGAACATGAAACGTTTGCCCGAGTTGTATCAAGAAGTTGCTGATTATTGCCTTCTGGATGATCCTGTCGTAGTGAAGGCAGAGTAAGTCTTTTAATTGTCCTAACTTTAAGTACAAAAGGTTTAACTTTAACTTAATAAatcttaactttttttttttagggaaactTTGGTCTGGTTTGATACCGTACATATGATTCAAAGAGAGGATATGTTGTCACTTGCTGAAGATCAAGAGATCTATTTGTCTATTATTGAGTGTTGGGCATTAATgataaatgcaaatgaaatgcaACATGCCTCACCGCCTTCAAAATTCTGTTTTGGTGTCCGCCAAAGTGTGAGTTTCTTAAATTGTGTAGTAGTTTAGTAAAAGTTAACATATTTTTAGGAAATGTTTGTGTTGTActaatttgtttgttttcccTTGTAGGAAATTTTGGAACTTCTTTGGCAAGATTCAACTAACGAGGCTGCTATGGATCAGCTTCTAATTTGTTGGAAAGAGTGGATTGATATTTACAACAATGGCTTTGACATCACCTGTGTTGATCTGGTCAGTTATTACTTGGCATCacctcaaaattaaattaaggaTTCTAAATTTAAAGTCAAGTTttatgaagttaaagtttaggatctaatgttaaagttaaggtttctgaaGTTAGAGTTTACcataattgagttaaagttgagaattttagagttaaagttgagggttctaaaATTCTCAACTTTAACTGAattatccttaactttaacttcagaaaccttaactttaaGTTTAGAATCCTAAAATTCAACTTgtaacattaaatttttctgaagttaaagttaaggattctaaatttaaagttaaggtttctgaagttaaagtttatgataattgagttaaagtagaggattttagagttaaagttgaggattttagagttaaagttgagggttctaaagttaaagtttagcatTCTGTTGTTAAAGTTTAGACCTGAAATTAAAGTTTTGGAGTCTGAAGTTGTAATTAAGGTATCTGAACTTAAAGTTTAagattttaaagttaaagtttaggcattTGAACTTAAAGTTAAGGTAtccaaagttaaagtttaggattctgaagttaaagtttacttTCACTAGTTTAAGTTTTGTTTTTGTGTATCTATTAACATCACaatatgttttgtttttgtaggtttttgttcctttttttcgagaacgccactttttcctatttgTGTTGAATTTGAAAACCAAAACGATGCAACACGTGGACAATCTTGTGTATGATGAAGCTCAAATCattgatttggaaagtttttcaacaactCTGGTAATTACCTCTAGTCAATTTAAGAATGTTGAATTACCGGTTCAACTTTCTTTTTTCTGTTACAAACCAATAAATGTGTTTAATATTGTTTTCAGTGTGATCTCCTGGGTACTTTCCTTGATGATAGAGGCAATAATCATGAAGGTGATATTGGAACGTACCCCATGGAGGAGATTGAGTTTGATTGGAAGACTGCAAAAGGTTCTGACCTTGATTGTGGAATTTATACAATGATTAGTATGTTGACATTTGAAGGAATCAAATGTAGCTGTCCTGATTTGAAAGAGGTTAGCATTTTTTCGAATCATAACTTTTAAGTCAAAATTCCTAACTTTTACAGCAATTTGCTTAACTTTTATTAGCCTTATTTATTTTGGAATTTAAAATGATGTTGATAatgttattcttttttttttcaaataataCAGCCCCGTAAAAGGATTGTTCTGCGTGCCGAAATATGTGCCACACTTGTGTTATCTGACATGAATGACAAACGGGCAGAAGTTCTCAATAAACTTGCTGATTTCAATTCCAAACGAGTAGATGTCTATCCACATGTGGTAACCAGGAGGAAGCAAAAATTGGCAAATGATAGGAAGTTGAAGAAAGAAGCTGCCAAAAAGGAGAAGGAAGTTGAAAAGAAAGCAGAGGAGAATGCCAATGAGAACAAGAAACCAGAGGGTAAAATTGCACAGGAGAATGCCAATGAGAACGAGAAACCAGAGGGTAATATGGCAGAGATGAATAACAATGTGGCagatgtgaatgataatgcGGCAGAGGGCAACGAACAACCGTTGAAGACTTTTACTTCAAGAAAACGTCTTAAAAGGAATGTAGCAGATGCATCTGTCCCCGAAAATGTAGGACCACCAGAGAAGAAGCAAGCTCCTACCAAACGGACGGCAAAGAAACCTGCAGCATGAAattttaatattagttttaaagttcatcaaaacTCTAAGTACAATAATCTTAACTTTTACATTTTCACAAAAATATTTCTCTAGAGTATAATGCCATTTTTGTGTATATATGGCATATAATTTTGGTTTTTGGTGATGTTCAGTAGAACATGGAAACATGTATTTTTAAAGTTGTTGATTCTATGGTTAAAGTTaagattattatttttaaagttAGCCCTGTTATTGTTATAGTTAAGATCAACTTTAAGAataatattggtttttggtAATGTTCAgtttctgtaaaagtttaggataatttagttaaagttgagggttcttaagttaaagtttaggattctgttGTTAAAGTTTAAGCATCTGAAGTTGAAGTTTTGGAGTCTGAAGTTATAATTAAGGTTTCTGAACTTAAAGACTTagattttaaagttaaagtttaggcatttgaagttaaagttaaggaatcCAAAGTTAAATTTAGGATtctgagttaaagttgaggataattgagttaaagttgaggattatagagttaaagttagggttttagagttaaagttgaaggttctaaaattaaagtttaggattctgctgttaaagtttaggataattaagttaaagttgaggattatagagttaaagttagggttttagagttaaagttgagggatctaaagttaaagtttaggcttaaagtttaggataattgagttaaagttgagggttctaaagttaaagtttaggattctgaaACATGTATTTAAAGTTGTTGATTCTATGCTTAAAGTTAAGATTATCACCATTAAAGTTAGCCCtgttattgaaatagttaagaaaatttaatattagtttatctaacttttattacaaaaagggtaactttaagtacaaaactctcaactttaagtataatattggtttttggtatATAACTTCAATTCTTCATTGTACGTTAAGTATCCATGCACTTTGAAACTTTATTTTCAACTTAAAtccgaaaaaaaaattcacaatttATCTTAGACACTTGGACACGTATCCAAGTCAGTCCAAGTAACATGGGTTTTGGCGATGTTTAGAAAAAGTTACGTAACATATTAGAAGTTGTTAATTTAATGCTAAAAGTTAAGCAAATATACCTCAACTTTTACTATATCTAGCCTGACTTTTAATATATAAATCCAACTTTTACATTTTTGAACAAAAGACAGATTAAAAGATATATACACTTCAGAGAAATATTATACTTCACTAAATTTTAATGtatatattcaaactttcaatgtAAAGAAACTTTTACTAAGTTCTCAAGTCtagtaaactttaacttcagaatgttaaactttaacttcataaaccttaactttaactttaagaaaaatttaaattctatttttgatataaaacattaaaagaaTCAAAATAATCTCAAATTTGGAGTTATTGTTCCAAAGTCTGCTGTTGGAGGCGCTGCAGTTTTTCCCTTCTTCTTTTTGACAAATGGTCCTCGTGGTCTTTTGTTCCTTCCTTTTGTTGTGCAACGTTCAGGATCCAATACCATAGGAGGTTCAGTTGCTGTGTTTGTTGCAGGTTCAGAACTTGTTGCTTGTTGTACACTTGTATCACTTGTTGTTGTTGCATGAGTACCTACAAACATTTAACATACTGTATCATAACTTTTACTTATAAAACCCAAACTTTAACatataaaaccctaacttttacttataaaattgtaacttttacatattttcctttttaagaAAATGTGAGTTCCAATCTgtttttatttcacacattatagtttttttggtttaaagttgtagttctgtaggttaaagttatgaaatttattCTAAAGTTAAGACAGACTTTCATCATctctaacttaactttaacaag contains these protein-coding regions:
- the LOC110802827 gene encoding uncharacterized protein, with the translated sequence MPRSKTVNVKEILQEDDDIQYPDSENIEYDDDDDDVVYEDDEDVNTDEDQDENWEQDENGDEDEDEDVNAGLVKPTGKGKKKPGVMVKSELVEIKTKGKKARIKAEVDANVPVDAENDVQILDGGCSTSNLTTQCRPTALLAVIETFNSNQIKSVSEIGFGWLLSLPTQTSKLDTTLFPWLIDHFDPVSWLFKIEAGKEFIFSPCDVHDVFLLPLHSDNPIVDSSTRTKDVGLKNQWRDYFKVKKNATIPLRLLEIKMGELVEGGEMFKRIFVMFAFSVFLAPIANRTADLGLVKVLEDVDEIKNLDWCGYVHERLCRAIRKHKTSGCQGNVGGCLWVLQVVYFHRLQFRGIAESCSLPLMKHWSGTKIHERLVLEKDSACFGSGLLNTVTYPVCQKLGFEEGFAKICGRHDAVNDDENHIRFVIPDGQLSNSAIQSISIDEMHAEFLRMKRNLEIVSNFHLKQLEAVAALRRRSSPSLPDDDLDPRYYAMMQELAEMVVSVQSMPGGLENIYCDGKPNAIPQDDSPNKKIQGVLDEINVNETANKTAVQCEEPRIVDATTDPAQQTNQGATLEVDVQPSLSEQLVVPLPIVEPLPSVEPLASAETAPKELKVYEPTVGYHSIIHSSLADGKAKIGIPCGKVNTEPFLVGHFMRFYKRNMKRLPELYQEVADYCLLDDPVVVKAEETLVWFDTVHMIQREDMLSLAEDQEIYLSIIECWALMINANEMQHASPPSKFCFGVRQSEILELLWQDSTNEAAMDQLLICWKEWIDIYNNGFDITCVDLVFVPFFRERHFFLFVLNLKTKTMQHVDNLVYDEAQIIDLESFSTTLCDLLGTFLDDRGNNHEGDIGTYPMEEIEFDWKTAKGSDLDCGIYTMISMLTFEGIKCSCPDLKEPRKRIVLRAEICATLVLSDMNDKRAEVLNKLADFNSKRVDVYPHVVTRRKQKLANDRKLKKEAAKKEKEVEKKAEENANENKKPEGKIAQENANENEKPEGNMAEMNNNVADVNDNAAEGNEQPLKTFTSRKRLKRNVADASVPENVGPPEKKQAPTKRTAKKPAA